In the genome of Hippoglossus hippoglossus isolate fHipHip1 chromosome 4, fHipHip1.pri, whole genome shotgun sequence, one region contains:
- the mydgf gene encoding myeloid-derived growth factor: protein MAPEITCRVVTWMFVLVLVSSLVPTAASAEQTKTVEFNVKPGGVVHTFSQRILDYECSFTYASQGGTNEQWLMSVGLSDEDTLFSCSVWRPQGKSYLFFTQFKAELKGTKIEYANAYSQTAGAGQSDVPLRPDEFTIGDSTVTHNDGKFNAQLSKLTAIGRTQHDEL from the exons ATGGCGCCTGAAATCACCTGCCGTGTTGTGACCTGGATGTTTGTGCTCGTGTTGGTCTCCTCTCTCGTCCCGACTGCGGCCTCCGCTGAGCAGACGAAGACGGTGGAGTTCAACGTTAAACCTGGAGGAGTCGTGCACACGTTCAGCCAGAGAATA CTGGATTATGAATGTTCATTCACTTATGCTTCACAAGGGGGAACCAATGag CAATGGTTAATGAGTGTGGGCCTGAGTGATGAGGACACTCTGTTTTCCTGTTCTGTCtggag GCCTCAGGGGAAATCATACTTGTTTTTCACTCAGTTCAAAGCTGAACTGAAGGGAACCAAAATTGAATATGCCAACGCATAT TCCCAGACTGCAGGGGCAGGACAGAGTGACGTGCCTCTGAGGCCGGACGAATTCACCATAGGAGACTCAACAG TGACCCACAATGATGGCAAGTTCAACGCTCAACTCTCCAAACTGACGGCCATCGGACGGACACAGCACGATGAGCTGTAA